From a single Micromonospora carbonacea genomic region:
- a CDS encoding transketolase, with protein sequence MQPSISYATPEPPPDDRLSHRRESPLPTRLARTGQLADRSRAAVLEMIYRAGSGHVGSSLSCVDIISVLRFDQMNWSATRSRSESDVFILSKGHAAPAWYASLMVGGDLGPEEVGTLRQIDSRLQGHPDRTRLDLVDLSTGALGQGLSVAVGRAQAKRLRGRGDFVYCLAGDGELQEGQIWEAVTVAGARRLANVVLVVDHNGSQNDGLLSEIMPLAGLAERFRAFEWHVQDVNGHSHLSLMDALANARDNQAQPSVVIARTRKGHLGPGRIALNGSHSATLTTEEYESAMRYLEGRRDESHP encoded by the coding sequence ATGCAGCCCAGCATCAGCTATGCCACACCTGAGCCACCGCCGGACGACAGGCTCTCCCACCGGCGGGAGTCGCCCCTACCGACGCGGCTGGCCCGGACGGGACAACTGGCCGACCGCAGCCGCGCGGCGGTGCTGGAAATGATCTACCGCGCCGGCTCGGGACACGTCGGTTCCTCACTGTCCTGCGTCGACATCATCAGCGTGTTGCGATTCGACCAGATGAACTGGTCCGCGACGCGGTCCCGCAGCGAAAGCGACGTGTTCATCCTCTCCAAGGGCCACGCGGCCCCGGCCTGGTACGCCTCCCTCATGGTCGGCGGCGACCTGGGACCCGAGGAGGTCGGCACCCTGCGCCAGATCGACAGCCGGTTGCAGGGGCACCCGGACCGCACCCGGCTGGACCTCGTGGACCTCAGCACCGGCGCGCTCGGCCAGGGGCTCTCCGTGGCCGTCGGGCGGGCCCAGGCCAAGCGGCTGCGGGGCCGGGGCGACTTCGTGTACTGCCTGGCCGGCGACGGGGAGTTGCAGGAAGGCCAGATCTGGGAGGCGGTGACCGTGGCCGGCGCGCGTCGACTCGCCAACGTCGTGCTGGTCGTCGACCACAACGGCAGCCAGAACGACGGGCTGCTGTCCGAGATCATGCCGTTGGCCGGGCTGGCCGAGCGGTTCCGCGCCTTCGAGTGGCACGTCCAGGACGTCAACGGCCACTCCCACCTGTCGCTGATGGACGCCCTGGCCAACGCCCGCGACAACCAGGCGCAGCCCTCCGTGGTCATCGCGCGCACCCGCAAGGGGCATCTCGGGCCCGGGAGGATCGCGCTCAACGGATCACACAGCGCGACCCTCACCACGGAGGAGTACGAGTCGGCGATGCGCTACCTGGAGGGGAGGCGCGATGAAAGCCACCC